Proteins from one Niallia circulans genomic window:
- a CDS encoding peptide ABC transporter substrate-binding protein, with translation MKKRMLVLLSLVLALSAFLAACGNGDSGSKDEVSQDLRLNIRSEPFSLNPGLANDSTSSNVLLQTFEGLTRIDKDGEPENAMAEDIKVSEDQLTYTFKIRDDANWSNGDPVTAEDFVYAWKWALDPNNQSQYAYQLYYVKGAEAANTGEGKLDDVGVKAVDEKTLEVTLVNPTPYFTQLTAFYTYFPVNSTIAQENPDWYKDSGDDYVSNGPFKMTEWNHSESIKLEKNDTYWDADSVKLATVEYSMIDDAGTARSMYENDELDWNGLPFDTVSTDAIKALKDSGELKTQATAGTYWYKFNTEVKPLNNEHIRKALTYAIDRQSIVDQITQGGQIPAMAAVPPTMFSENEKGYFKDNDVETAKAELQKGLEELGYKDISELPTITLSYNTDEAHAKIAQAIQDMWKKNLGIDVTLGNEEWAVYIDKLHSGDYQIGRMGWLGDFNDAINFLELYRDKDGGNNDTNWENAEFKQLLNDSQKETDTAKRQQMLKDAEAILMDELPIAPIYFYTNVWVQKDNLKDVVVSGLGDAQLKWAYFE, from the coding sequence ATGAAAAAGAGAATGCTTGTACTTCTTTCATTAGTACTTGCACTTAGTGCATTCCTTGCAGCTTGTGGCAACGGCGACAGCGGCAGCAAAGATGAGGTTTCACAAGATTTACGTCTTAACATCAGATCAGAACCATTCTCCCTAAACCCAGGTTTGGCGAATGATTCTACATCAAGTAACGTATTGCTTCAAACATTCGAAGGGTTAACTCGTATTGATAAAGACGGTGAGCCTGAAAACGCGATGGCTGAAGACATTAAAGTTTCTGAAGATCAATTGACTTACACTTTTAAAATCCGTGATGATGCTAACTGGTCAAACGGTGACCCTGTAACTGCAGAAGATTTTGTGTATGCTTGGAAATGGGCTCTTGACCCAAATAACCAATCACAATATGCGTACCAACTTTACTATGTAAAAGGTGCGGAAGCTGCTAACACTGGCGAAGGCAAGCTTGATGATGTAGGAGTTAAAGCTGTTGATGAAAAAACTCTTGAAGTTACTCTAGTTAACCCAACTCCATACTTCACTCAACTAACTGCTTTTTACACTTACTTCCCTGTAAACAGCACAATTGCTCAAGAAAATCCAGATTGGTATAAAGATTCTGGTGACGATTATGTATCAAACGGACCATTCAAAATGACTGAATGGAACCACAGCGAATCCATTAAATTAGAGAAAAACGATACTTATTGGGATGCTGACTCTGTTAAACTTGCTACAGTTGAATACTCTATGATCGATGATGCTGGAACTGCTCGCAGCATGTACGAAAATGACGAGTTAGACTGGAATGGTCTTCCATTCGATACAGTTTCAACAGATGCTATTAAAGCACTTAAAGACAGCGGCGAATTGAAAACTCAAGCAACTGCTGGTACTTACTGGTACAAGTTTAATACAGAAGTTAAACCATTGAACAACGAGCATATCCGTAAGGCTCTAACATATGCAATTGATCGTCAATCAATTGTTGACCAAATTACACAAGGTGGACAAATTCCAGCAATGGCAGCTGTTCCTCCAACAATGTTCTCTGAAAATGAAAAAGGCTACTTCAAAGACAATGATGTAGAAACTGCAAAAGCAGAACTACAAAAAGGTCTTGAAGAGTTAGGCTACAAAGATATATCTGAACTTCCAACAATCACTTTATCTTACAACACAGATGAAGCACATGCTAAAATTGCACAAGCAATTCAAGATATGTGGAAGAAAAACCTTGGAATTGACGTAACATTAGGAAACGAAGAGTGGGCTGTTTACATTGATAAACTTCATTCTGGCGATTACCAAATCGGACGTATGGGCTGGTTAGGTGACTTCAATGATGCGATCAACTTCCTAGAGCTTTACCGCGATAAAGATGGCGGTAACAACGATACAAATTGGGAAAATGCAGAATTTAAACAATTGTTGAATGACTCTCAAAAAGAGACTGATACAGCTAAACGTCAACAAATGCTTAAAGATGCTGAAGCAATTCTAATGGATGAGCTTCCAATCGCACCGATTTACTTCTATACAAACGTTTGGGTTCAAAAAGACAACCTGAAAGATGTAGTTGTTTCTGGTCTTGGAGATGCTCAATTGAAATGGGCTTATTTCGAATAA
- a CDS encoding putative glycoside hydrolase, giving the protein MKFVNSFVFIMLCAFMLVLNISETASAEKVDDQPKRRAELLLKDFPEAVTNTASQMTFPYPDAVRGIYVSGSAAGSNRFYDLIKFLKQNDLNTMVIDFKEDSGKLVYKPAKGSPLAAAGSDKIKSIPVMLKKLEKEQIYPIARIVVFKDSHLAYKRPEWTFRNKGKAWRNDRQEAFINPFVKEVWDYNIAAAIEAAKLGFQEIQFDYVRFPEGFEKKSANLSYSKGDYGKLKISEGQKRVQAVSDFVKYAKDKLEPYDVKVSVDIFGYTATLKEAPGIGQNFTEISKNVDVISSMIYPSHWGSYFGINKPDLEPYRLVNAYMRLEQQKLATLENPPISRPWIQDFTAAYLGKGNYQHYGKMQVEAQIKALYANGVREFLLWNAGCNYTDKVNYKIK; this is encoded by the coding sequence ATGAAATTTGTCAATTCATTCGTTTTTATAATGTTATGTGCTTTTATGTTAGTACTAAATATATCAGAAACAGCAAGCGCTGAAAAAGTAGATGACCAGCCGAAAAGAAGAGCGGAGTTGCTTCTAAAGGATTTTCCAGAAGCAGTTACGAACACAGCCAGTCAAATGACTTTTCCATATCCTGATGCAGTCAGAGGCATTTATGTCAGCGGCAGTGCTGCAGGCAGCAATAGGTTTTATGACCTAATTAAATTCCTCAAACAAAATGATTTAAATACAATGGTAATTGATTTTAAAGAAGACAGCGGCAAGCTTGTCTATAAGCCAGCAAAAGGCTCTCCACTCGCAGCAGCAGGTTCAGATAAAATAAAAAGTATTCCGGTAATGCTGAAAAAGCTTGAAAAGGAACAGATTTATCCGATCGCAAGGATTGTCGTCTTTAAGGATAGTCATTTGGCTTATAAAAGGCCAGAATGGACCTTTAGAAATAAAGGAAAGGCTTGGAGGAATGACAGGCAAGAAGCCTTTATTAATCCATTCGTTAAAGAAGTATGGGACTATAATATAGCAGCAGCGATTGAGGCAGCGAAGCTTGGGTTTCAAGAGATTCAATTTGATTATGTTCGTTTTCCCGAAGGCTTTGAAAAAAAGAGCGCTAATTTAAGTTATTCTAAAGGTGATTATGGGAAACTAAAAATAAGTGAAGGACAAAAAAGAGTGCAAGCAGTATCTGACTTTGTAAAATATGCTAAGGATAAGCTGGAGCCATATGATGTGAAGGTATCTGTTGATATTTTCGGCTATACAGCTACGCTTAAGGAAGCTCCTGGCATTGGTCAGAATTTCACCGAAATAAGTAAAAATGTTGATGTAATCTCAAGCATGATTTATCCAAGTCACTGGGGCAGCTATTTTGGGATAAATAAGCCTGATTTAGAGCCATATCGTCTTGTGAATGCATATATGAGATTAGAGCAACAGAAGTTAGCAACGTTAGAAAATCCGCCAATATCAAGACCGTGGATTCAAGATTTTACTGCAGCTTATTTAGGAAAAGGAAACTATCAGCACTACGGAAAGATGCAGGTTGAAGCACAAATCAAAGCTTTATATGCAAATGGAGTTAGAGAGTTTTTGCTCTGGAATGCAGGCTGTAACTACACGGACAAAGTTAATTACAAAATAAAGTAA
- the trpS gene encoding tryptophan--tRNA ligase encodes MKTIFSGIQPSGTITLGNYIGALNQFVELQDDYNCYFCIVDQHAITVPQDRLVLRNNIRSLAALYIAVGINPEKATLFIQSEVPAHAQGAWMMQCISYIGELERMTQFKDKSAGKDGVSAALLTYPPLMATDILLYGTDLVPVGEDQKQHLELTRDLAERFNKKYNDILTIPEVRIPKVGARIMSLQEPTKKMSKSDPNKKATITLLDEPNVIIKKIKSAVTDSEGIVKFDTENKPGVSNLLSIYSILSGKSIATLEEMYEGKGYGDFKSDLAEVVVEAIRPIQEKYNELMNSPELDEILDLGAEKANKVASKMLKKMENAMGLGRKRR; translated from the coding sequence ATGAAAACAATCTTTTCCGGCATTCAGCCGAGCGGAACAATCACTTTAGGAAATTATATTGGCGCACTGAACCAATTTGTAGAACTGCAGGATGATTATAACTGCTATTTCTGTATCGTTGATCAGCATGCTATTACAGTTCCGCAAGACCGTCTTGTTTTAAGAAACAACATCCGCAGCCTTGCAGCTTTATATATTGCAGTCGGCATCAATCCTGAGAAGGCTACATTATTTATTCAATCAGAGGTTCCCGCACATGCTCAAGGTGCTTGGATGATGCAATGTATTTCTTATATCGGCGAATTAGAGCGTATGACACAATTTAAAGATAAATCCGCTGGTAAAGACGGAGTATCTGCAGCACTTCTCACATACCCGCCATTAATGGCAACAGATATTTTACTGTATGGCACAGACCTAGTGCCAGTTGGTGAAGATCAAAAGCAGCACTTGGAGCTGACTCGAGATCTTGCAGAAAGATTTAATAAGAAGTATAACGACATTTTGACAATTCCAGAGGTGCGCATTCCAAAAGTTGGCGCAAGGATTATGTCCCTGCAAGAGCCAACAAAAAAAATGAGCAAATCTGATCCTAACAAAAAAGCAACAATCACCTTATTGGATGAACCAAATGTAATTATCAAAAAGATTAAGAGTGCTGTCACTGATTCAGAAGGTATCGTTAAATTCGATACAGAAAATAAACCAGGAGTATCCAACCTATTATCGATATACTCCATCCTATCCGGCAAATCAATTGCCACACTAGAAGAAATGTACGAAGGTAAAGGCTATGGCGACTTCAAGTCAGATCTTGCCGAAGTAGTTGTCGAAGCAATCCGACCAATTCAAGAAAAATACAACGAGCTGATGAACTCACCTGAGCTTGATGAAATATTAGACTTAGGAGCAGAAAAAGCAAATAAAGTAGCAAGCAAAATGCTTAAGAAAATGGAAAATGCAATGGGCTTAGGCCGTAAGCGCAGATAA
- a CDS encoding GNAT family N-acetyltransferase, protein MHWYEKLNEYFPIEEMKSQEHMEALLEDFPEIYHKNEGKHHVLMYAEADDFIFIDYLFVSGESRGQGLGHKLLEQLKQKGKPIILEVEPVNYADTDTKKRLKFYQREGFQHAKTIGYKRRSLATNEVNVMEILFWSPSNDSEELVYEALVRTYEKIHTYKDKHFYGKSYEPVEQAVQFDEAQNRKDIFDEI, encoded by the coding sequence ATGCATTGGTATGAAAAGCTAAATGAGTATTTTCCAATCGAAGAGATGAAATCTCAGGAGCATATGGAAGCATTATTAGAGGATTTCCCTGAGATATACCATAAGAATGAAGGCAAGCATCATGTTCTTATGTATGCAGAAGCAGACGATTTTATTTTTATTGATTATCTGTTTGTTTCAGGCGAATCAAGAGGGCAAGGACTTGGACATAAGCTTTTAGAACAGCTTAAGCAAAAAGGGAAGCCGATTATACTTGAAGTCGAGCCGGTCAATTATGCAGATACAGATACAAAAAAACGTTTGAAATTTTATCAGCGGGAGGGCTTTCAGCACGCGAAAACCATCGGCTACAAAAGGAGATCATTAGCCACAAATGAGGTTAATGTAATGGAAATACTATTTTGGTCTCCAAGTAATGATTCGGAAGAGCTGGTATATGAAGCACTGGTTCGGACATATGAAAAAATTCATACGTATAAGGACAAACATTTTTATGGAAAGTCCTATGAACCAGTTGAACAGGCAGTCCAATTTGATGAAGCGCAAAACCGAAAAGATATATTTGACGAAATTTGA
- a CDS encoding ABC transporter ATP-binding protein, whose protein sequence is MEKLLEVKDLKVSFHTYGGEVQAVRGVSFDLYKGETLAIVGESGSGKSVTSQTLMKLIPMPPGEIKGGQILFKGQDIVPKTEKEMQAIRGKDISMIFQDPMTSLNPTMRIGTQIMEVIIKHQEITKEKAKERAIELLKLVGIPMPEKRVNQYPHEFSGGMRQRAMIAIALAARPSLLIADEPTTALDVTIQAQILDLMKELQSKLDTSIIFITHDLGVVANVADRVAVMYAGEIVEMGTVDEIFYDPRHPYTWGLLASMPSLDNDGETELAAIPGTPPDLTNPPVGDAFAPRNPNALAIDYEQEPPVYQVSETHFVKSWLLHPDAPAVEPPASVKEKIRPLSTNFDKPVLVKGDL, encoded by the coding sequence ATGGAAAAGTTGTTAGAAGTAAAAGATTTAAAAGTCTCATTCCATACGTATGGAGGAGAAGTTCAAGCAGTACGTGGTGTTTCTTTTGATTTATATAAAGGAGAAACATTAGCAATCGTCGGCGAATCAGGATCAGGAAAAAGCGTAACATCCCAAACATTGATGAAGCTTATTCCAATGCCTCCTGGTGAAATTAAAGGCGGACAAATTCTTTTCAAGGGACAAGATATTGTTCCGAAAACAGAAAAAGAAATGCAAGCTATCCGTGGTAAAGATATCAGTATGATATTCCAAGATCCAATGACATCGTTGAATCCAACAATGAGAATTGGAACACAAATCATGGAAGTTATTATCAAGCACCAAGAAATTACGAAAGAAAAGGCAAAAGAAAGAGCAATCGAGCTATTGAAGCTAGTTGGAATTCCAATGCCGGAAAAAAGAGTTAACCAATATCCTCATGAATTTTCTGGTGGGATGAGACAGCGTGCAATGATCGCAATCGCACTTGCTGCAAGGCCTTCCTTGCTGATTGCCGATGAGCCGACAACTGCACTTGACGTAACAATCCAAGCACAAATCCTTGATTTGATGAAGGAATTACAAAGTAAATTGGATACAAGTATTATCTTTATCACACATGATCTCGGCGTTGTTGCAAATGTTGCTGACCGTGTTGCAGTTATGTATGCTGGTGAAATAGTAGAAATGGGTACGGTTGATGAAATTTTCTATGACCCAAGACACCCATATACTTGGGGCTTACTTGCTTCTATGCCAAGCTTGGATAATGATGGGGAAACGGAATTGGCTGCCATTCCAGGTACACCGCCTGATTTGACAAACCCTCCTGTAGGTGATGCGTTTGCACCGAGAAATCCGAATGCCCTTGCGATTGATTATGAGCAAGAACCACCTGTATATCAGGTTTCAGAAACACATTTCGTGAAATCTTGGCTGCTTCATCCAGATGCTCCAGCTGTTGAGCCACCTGCATCTGTGAAGGAGAAAATCCGTCCTTTATCCACTAACTTTGATAAACCAGTACTAGTGAAGGGGGATTTATGA
- a CDS encoding ABC transporter ATP-binding protein, which yields MAEKLLEIKGLKQHFNIGRPNLVKAVDGISFDIFKGETLGLVGESGCGKSTTGRSIIRLYEATDGQVLFNGEDVHGKKSTADLKKFNRKMQMIFQDPYASLNPRMTVADIIAEGIDIHGLAKTKKERMEKVYELLNTVGLNKEHANRYPHEFSGGQRQRIGIARALAVDPDFIIADEPISALDVSIQAQVVNLMKKLQKEKGLTYLFIAHDLSMVKYISDRIGVMYFGKLVELAPADELYNSPIHPYTQSLLSAIPLPDPDTERTRVRTGYDPAVHQYKEGEELKMREIKPGHFVYCSEAEYNQYKLQYKS from the coding sequence ATGGCTGAGAAATTACTAGAAATAAAAGGCTTGAAGCAGCATTTCAATATCGGCAGACCGAATTTAGTAAAAGCTGTAGATGGTATTTCCTTTGACATCTTCAAAGGAGAAACATTAGGTCTAGTTGGTGAATCTGGCTGTGGTAAGAGTACGACAGGCAGATCGATTATTCGTCTTTATGAAGCAACAGACGGACAGGTTCTATTTAATGGAGAAGATGTGCATGGTAAGAAATCAACTGCAGACTTGAAGAAATTCAACCGTAAAATGCAAATGATTTTCCAAGATCCATATGCATCATTAAACCCGCGTATGACAGTAGCTGATATCATTGCAGAGGGAATCGATATTCATGGATTGGCAAAAACAAAAAAAGAGCGTATGGAGAAAGTATACGAGCTTCTTAATACAGTTGGTCTAAATAAAGAGCACGCAAACCGCTATCCGCATGAATTTTCCGGTGGACAAAGACAGCGTATCGGGATTGCAAGAGCACTTGCAGTAGACCCTGATTTCATCATTGCCGATGAGCCGATTTCTGCGTTGGATGTGTCTATTCAAGCACAAGTAGTAAACTTGATGAAAAAGCTGCAGAAAGAAAAAGGCTTAACATACTTGTTTATTGCCCATGACCTATCAATGGTTAAATATATTAGTGACCGTATTGGCGTTATGTATTTTGGTAAACTGGTAGAATTAGCACCAGCTGATGAGCTGTACAATTCACCAATTCATCCTTATACACAATCCTTGCTGTCTGCTATTCCACTTCCAGATCCTGATACAGAGCGAACTCGCGTAAGAACAGGTTATGATCCAGCGGTTCATCAGTATAAAGAGGGCGAAGAGCTTAAAATGCGTGAGATTAAGCCAGGACATTTTGTGTATTGTTCGGAGGCAGAATATAATCAATATAAACTGCAATACAAAAGTTAA
- a CDS encoding ABC transporter permease — protein MIKYLTRRLLFMLLSLLLIVTATFFFMRLAPGNPFTSEKQLPPAIEANLNEHYGLNDPWYAQYGEYLLRIVQWDFGPSFKYKSQTVNDLINEGFPVSLVLGLEAIFIALAVGVLLGIIAALKHNKWQDYTAMIVAVFGISVPSFIMAAFLQYIFAMKLGWFPVARWGTFSQSVLPAIALAAGPTAFIARLTRSSMLEVLSNDYIKTAKAKGLSQFTITVKHAIRNAILPVVSYMGPLSAGIVTGSFVIEKIFGIPGLGSHFVKSISNRDYTVIMGVTVFYSIILLVSVLLVDILYGLIDPRIKLTGGKKGE, from the coding sequence ATGATAAAGTACTTGACAAGACGTTTGCTGTTTATGTTACTTTCTTTACTGCTAATCGTAACAGCAACGTTTTTCTTCATGAGGTTGGCACCAGGTAATCCTTTCACATCAGAAAAACAACTGCCGCCAGCAATTGAAGCTAATTTAAATGAACATTATGGATTAAACGACCCATGGTATGCTCAATATGGGGAGTATTTACTACGCATTGTACAATGGGATTTCGGCCCATCATTCAAATATAAGAGCCAAACAGTCAATGACTTAATAAATGAAGGTTTCCCCGTTTCATTAGTTTTGGGCTTGGAAGCAATCTTTATCGCATTGGCAGTCGGTGTATTACTGGGTATAATTGCTGCACTGAAGCATAACAAATGGCAGGACTATACAGCAATGATTGTGGCAGTTTTCGGAATATCCGTTCCTTCCTTTATTATGGCCGCATTTTTACAATACATTTTCGCGATGAAATTAGGCTGGTTCCCAGTTGCTAGATGGGGAACATTCTCACAAAGCGTGTTGCCTGCCATCGCATTGGCAGCAGGTCCAACAGCGTTTATTGCCAGACTTACAAGATCATCCATGCTTGAAGTGTTGAGCAATGATTATATTAAGACAGCAAAAGCGAAAGGCTTAAGCCAATTTACGATTACAGTTAAACATGCTATCCGCAATGCTATTCTTCCAGTTGTATCCTACATGGGACCACTTTCTGCAGGGATTGTAACAGGAAGCTTTGTTATCGAGAAAATTTTCGGTATTCCAGGACTTGGCTCCCATTTCGTCAAGAGTATCAGTAACCGTGATTACACTGTAATTATGGGTGTAACAGTTTTCTATAGTATTATCCTATTAGTATCTGTTCTTCTTGTCGACATATTATATGGACTAATCGATCCTCGCATTAAATTAACCGGCGGGAAGAAAGGAGAATAA
- a CDS encoding ABC transporter permease, with the protein MQQISKDKFKVVGNSSAEAETISRPSLSFWKDVFMRFKKNKLAMFGLVLLIILIFMAFVGPFLTQYDYRQNDLMKANQPPSAEHYFGTDDLGRDMFARIWYGAKISLFIGIAAAIIDLVIGVIWGGISGYKGGRVDEVMMRIADVLYGIPYLLLVILLMVVLGQGLGTMILAMSITGWINMARITRGQVLSLKNQEYILASRTLGAGLSRIMGKHLIPNAMGPILVTLTLTIPNAIFTEAFLSYLGLGLTPPLASWGTMANDGIAAMSYYPWRVFFPAMFICLTIFAFNVIGDGIRDALDPRLRK; encoded by the coding sequence ATGCAACAAATCTCAAAAGATAAATTCAAAGTTGTCGGAAACAGCAGTGCTGAAGCAGAAACAATTTCCAGACCGAGTCTGTCATTCTGGAAGGACGTGTTTATGCGTTTCAAAAAGAACAAGCTTGCTATGTTCGGACTTGTACTGTTAATTATATTAATTTTTATGGCCTTTGTTGGTCCATTCCTAACACAGTATGACTATCGTCAAAATGATTTAATGAAAGCTAATCAGCCTCCAAGTGCTGAGCATTACTTTGGTACAGATGACCTTGGTCGTGATATGTTCGCACGTATTTGGTATGGGGCGAAAATCTCTCTATTCATCGGGATTGCAGCTGCTATCATTGACTTGGTAATCGGTGTAATCTGGGGAGGCATCTCAGGTTATAAAGGCGGCCGTGTGGATGAAGTAATGATGAGGATTGCGGACGTACTTTACGGAATTCCATACTTGCTACTAGTTATCCTTCTGATGGTTGTACTTGGTCAAGGATTAGGAACAATGATCCTTGCAATGAGTATCACAGGCTGGATTAACATGGCTCGTATCACTCGTGGACAAGTACTTTCATTGAAAAATCAAGAGTATATTTTAGCTTCAAGAACATTAGGTGCGGGTCTATCAAGAATTATGGGTAAACACTTAATTCCGAATGCTATGGGACCTATTCTTGTAACATTAACATTGACTATTCCAAATGCTATCTTTACAGAAGCATTCTTGAGCTACTTAGGATTAGGTTTAACACCTCCATTGGCAAGCTGGGGAACAATGGCCAATGACGGAATTGCAGCGATGAGCTATTATCCATGGCGTGTATTCTTCCCAGCAATGTTTATCTGTTTAACAATCTTTGCATTTAATGTAATCGGCGACGGAATACGTGATGCACTAGATCCAAGACTACGTAAGTAA